GCCTTAGAACTTACAAAACTTGAATCTGGCGAATGAGTGTTCAAAATAACACAAGCCTATATTACGAATTGAAGCTTTAAAATAGCTGTCCTTGACCATCTCTAAAAAGAGTGATATAGTATTGCTAACCTAATGATTAAATAATTTAATAATTCAAATAATGAATCATTCAAATTCTAAAGGAAGTGACAGATTATGAAAAATGATGTGGATTTGTCTGGGGAGAACCTTTCAAAGGCTTTCCTGCAGTTTCCCTATCTCTATCGATACAGCAGAAGGACACACGTCGGGCCGGCGGACGAACGATTCGATTTGAAGCCAGGTGATATCATGATGCTTTTTGCCATCAAAAACGAGCAAAATAAGCAGGCCGGCGTTACGGCAACCATGCTGAGCGCGAGCACGGGGATGAAAACACCATCGATCAACCCTATTCTCTCGGTCTTGGAGGAGCGCAAGTTGATCTGCCGCGCCACCGACCCTGGCGACAGGCGCTTCGTCCTGATTACACTGACTGAAAACGGAGAAAAGGTGTTGGATCATGTCCGACGGCGCTATGTAAGCCGTATCCGAGAGCTTGTCGCTTACCTTGGCACCGAAAAAAGCAATCTTCTCGCAGAACTGATGAACGAAGTTTACGAATATCTCCGACAGAAAAGCGGATGCCCGCCGGAAGATACGCGGAAATAAGCGGGAGTGCTCTCCCGCGACTCTGGAGGTGTTTTAATATGTGGAAAATTTATCGCAGACTGAAATCGCATTCCCTGCAGATTACTTGGATTATCGCATTTGAGTTCCTGCAGAGCCTCACTGACCTGTATCTTCCGACAATCATGTCGGACATCATCAACGACGGCATCATGAAGGAGGATGTGGACTACATAGTGCACGAAGGGCTTTATATGCTGCTGATTTCTGGCTGCGGCGTCACTTGCGCCCTGCTTGCCAGATTACTGAGCTCGAAAGTTATGGCTGGCTTCGGTCGCGAACTTCGCAATAATATTTTTGAACATGTCGAAAGCTTTTCGCTAGGCGAATTCGACCGGTTTGGATCTTCGACGCTGGTGACGCGTACCACGAACGACGTCATGCAGATTCAGACCGTGACTATAATCATTCTGAACATGATCCTGCACGCGATCGTCATGTGCATCGGCGGCGTGATCCTTGCGTATTCCAAGGATCAGCGCCTGACGATCCTCCTGCTCATTGTGTTGCCGCTCGTGGCAGCTATAATCTATCTTATCGCAAGATTTGTCATACCGCTTTTCAGGCAGGTACAGAAGAAGGTCGACAAGCTCAATCTTATTCTGAGCGAGAACCTCAAGGGAATCCGCGTCATTCGCGCGTTCAACCGAGAGGCACATGCCAAAAAGCGTTTTGCTCAGGCGAACGGTGACCTGACCAACACCTATATTAAGGTCAACCGAATCCTTGCGATACTGATGCCTACCGTTACCATGCTGATGGAAACGCTTATAGTGGGACTCCTCTGGTTCGGCGCCATCCGAGTCGACGAGAGTAAGATGGATCTCGGCGCTCTCATCGCTTTTCTGCAGTACGCGATGCAGATCATGTTTGCACTCGTCATGGTGACAATCATGTTCATCATGATTCCGCGGGGGCAGGCTGCTGCCGACCGCATCAACGAAGTCCTCGAAACAAAGCCGTCTATCCGGAACCTGCTAGGCGCGCATAGCGCCGACTTCGAACGCGGTTTTGTCGAGTTCGATCATGTGACGTTCCGCTATCAAGGGGCGGAAGAGCCAGCGCTGAAAGACGTTTCGTTTAAGGCAAAACCGGGCGAGACGACCGCGATTATTGGCGGGACGGGAAGCGGCAAGTCGACGCTGGTTAACCTGATCCCGCGCTTTTACGAGCCCGAAAGCGGTCGCGTACTGGTTGACGGCGTTGACGTACGCGAATTTCCGCAGGAGCAGCTTCGTGCCAAGATCGGCTTTGTGCCGCAGACGGCCGTCCTGTTTACCGGTTCCGTCGCTGACAATCTGCGCTATGGCAGGGAGAATGCAGATGAAAAAGAGTTGCTTCACGCTGCGCAGGTGGCGCAGGCCAGCGACTTTATCTCCGAGATGGAGGATGGATTTAATACCATGCTGTCGGAAGGCGGCCTCAACCTTTCCGGGGGGCAGAAACAGCGGCTCGCGATTGCACGGGCGATTGTCCGCAAGCCGGAAATATATGTTTTTGATGACAGTTTCTCCGCACTCGACTTCAAGACGGATGCGAATCTGCGCGCTGCGCTTCGAAAAGAGATGGGAGATGCAACCGTTATCATTGTGGCTCAGCGAGTTGGCAGCATTATGAATGCCGACCGCATCATCGTTCTCGATGAAGGAGCCATTGTAGGTATCGGAACGCACCGGGAACTGCTTGATACTTGTAAGATATACCGCGAAATCGTATCATCGCAGCTAACAAAGGAGGAGATAGCATGAACGGAACTGCAAAAAAGCCGAAAAGGCTGATGGGGCTGGCGCGCAGAGGCGGTGCCCCAGCGGAAAAAGCCAAAGATTTTCGGGGAACAACCCGTCGGCTGCTCCGCTACCTGCGCCCGCAGATACCGAAACTGGTTATAGTATTCTGCTTTGCAGTGGCAGCGACTTATTTCGCCGTGAAAGCACCCAAGGTCGTTGGCGAGGCAACAAATCAGCTGACGGATGGCTTTATTGCCAAATCGACGGTGAAGTCCGTTGAGAAAATCCAGAAAAAGATTGACCCATCTGTTAATGATATGTTCAAAAAACTTGGCATCAACGAGGCTGAGGCACTTCGGAAGGCGGATGAGGACGTGGCGAAGAGATTCAACGAGGCGGTGGCAGCAAAGAAGCAGCAGGCTTATGGTGATGCCGTAAAGACTGCTGACGCTGCGGCAGAAGCAGAATTTAAGAAGATGCTCGATGCAAAGAAACAGCAAGCGTATGAATCTGCCAAAAAGGCCGCGGACGAAGTCGCAGCGAAGAAATTCAACGAGGCGGTAGCATCAAAGAAGCAGCAGGCTTACGATGATGCTGTAAAGACCGCTGACGCCGCGGTGGAAGCAGAATTTAAGAAATTGCTCGATTCGAAGAAACAGCAGGCGTATGAATCTGCAGAAAAAGCCGCAGATGAAGCGATCGACGCAAAGTTTGCCGGATATCCAAAAACCCCGGAGGTTGAGGCACAGAAAAAGGCGCTTAAAGAAGAAGCTGAGGCACAGGCAAGAAAGCAGGTGGATGCGGAGTTTGTAAAACAGCAACCTANNNNNNNNNNNNNNNNNNNNNNNNNNNNNNNNNNNNNNNNNNNNNNNNNNNNNNNNNNNNNNNNNNNNNNNNNNNNNNNNNNNNNNNNNNNNNNNNNNNGCCATGGATGCGCAGTTTGCTGCTGCAAAGAAGCAGGCGGAGGCACAGGCAAGGACTGCAGTGGATGGAGAATTTGCAAAGCAGCGGCCTGCCATGGATGCGCAGTTTGCTGCTGCAAAGAAGCAGGCGGAGGCACAGGCAAGGATTGCAGTGGATGGAGAATTTGCAAAGCAGCAGCCTGCCATGGATGTGCAGCTTGCTGCTGCAAAGAAGCAGGCGGAGGCACAGGCAAAGACTGCAGTGGATGGAGAATTTGCAAAGCAACAGCCTGCCATGGATGCACAGCTTGCTGCTGCAAAGAAGCAGGCGGAGGAGAAAGTCAGAGAATCTATCAAAAAAGCTGCGCTTGAAAAAAACGGTATGACTCAGGAACAGCTCGACGCACTGAAGGAAGTCGCTTCCGTGCCGTACCTCAGTATGCTTCATGGCAACGGCGAAAAGGCGGATGCTGTGGAAAAGCTCTTCAACCTGGTCAAAAAGCTGCCGCCGGAATATACAAAAAAACTGCCGTCTATTTCGAAATCTAATCTCGACAAGGGTGTCGGCGATGTGCGAAAATACGGCGGCTCAATCCCGTTTGACAAAATCGGTAAAACGCTTGTGCGGCTGCTCGTGGTTTTCGGCCTGAGCGCCCTGTGCATGTTCGCGATGTATTTTATAATGTCTGGCGTGGCGCAAAAAACCGTGAGCACACTGCGGTACGAAGTGGATGAAAAGCTTTCGAGGCTTCCGCTCCGGTATTTTGATTCGCACGCGAGCGGCGACATCTTGAGCCGCATGACTAATGATATCGACACCATTTCTACAACGCTGCAGCAAAGCCTGACGCAAATCATCATTTCAATCCTCCAAATCATCGGATATACATGGATGATGTTTACCATCAACATCGTGCTGACGCTTATCGTTCTGGCGACCCTGCCGCTCTACATGTTGACGGCGATGTTCGTGACAAGGCCGTCGCAGAAATACTATTCGTCGCAGCAGGAGCGCCTCGGAAAGCTCAGCGGTCATACGGAGGAGATGTTTTCAGGACATGTCGTCGTCAAGGCATTCGGTCGTGAAAAGAAATCAATCGAGACGTTCCGCGGTATCAACGACAGCCTTTACGAATCCGGCCGGAAGGCGCAATTTCTTTCAGGCATCCTGATGCCGCTAATGAATTTCGTAGGGAACGTCGGATATGTGCTCATCGCCGTTGTTGGCGGAATCTTCGTCACAAAGAGCTACATCAACCTCGGCGACATCGTTTCGTTCGTTTCCTATTCAAAGATGTTCTCACAGCCGATGGTGATGACAGCAAACATCGCTAACGTGATTCAGTCGGCAGTGGCCTGCGCGGAGCGAGTGTTTGAAATACTGGACGAAAAAGAGCAGACGCCGGATACGGAAGATGCCGTCGTCCTTCAACACCCGAGGGGGAATATCCGCTTTGACCATGTACGATTCCGCTATCTCGAAGACGTGCCGCTGATTGAGGACATGAACCTCGATGTCCGGCAGGGTGATACCATCGCCATCGTCGGTCCCACGGGGGCCGGGAAAACGACGCTTGTGAACCTGCTGATGCGTTTTTACGAGATCAATGGCGGCATGATCACATTCGATGGCGTCGATACCCGCCGGATGAAGCGCGGTAGCCTGAGGACGATGTTCGGTATGGTGTTGCAGGACACTTGGCTGTTCAACGGGACCATCCGCGACAACATCGCCTACGGGCGGGAAAATGCGACGGAAGAGCAGATCGTGCAGGCAGCAAAGGCGGCATATGCCGACCATTTCATCCGCAGCCTGCCGGAGGGTTATGATACTGTGCTGAACGTGGATGCCTCTAATATCTCGCAGGGGCAGAAACAGCTCCTCACCATCGCCCGTGCCATCCTCGCGGACCCGACCGTGTTGATTCTCGATGAGGCGACAAGCAACGTTGACACCCGCACGGAGGTGCTGATCCAGAAAGCGATGGGTACCTTGATGAAAGGCAGGACAAATTTTGTGATCGCGCATCGGCTTTCTACCATCCGCGATGCAAAGATGATCCTTGTGATGAATCACGGCTCTATCGTCGAAAAAGGCACGCACCGCTCGCTGCTTGAAAAAGGCGGTTTTTACGCCGAACTTTACAATAGCCAGTTTGCGGGGAAGAAAATATAGCTTTTATCCTTCTATAATGTTAACATAGATTGGTAATACTACTGTTGTGAGCTGCTAAAATATATGCCAAGGCAAAGTATGTTTTCAGTATCGTTACCGTGGAAGACATGAATTTGTTAAGCGAGAAATGGGGACACAGAAGGGAAGGAATCAGAATATGAAAGAAACTCTTCAGACCGGTTTTACTGGCAAGAAAGTGAATTTGCAGGATGGTTCCATGATCAATTACGGAGAAGGGCCGGACAACGGTCCTGCGCTGCTACTGATCCACGGCCAGAGCGGAACGTGGGAGGACTATGCATCCGTGCTGCCTGAACTGTCGAAAAAATTTCATGTCTTCGCGGTGGACTGCTACGGGCATGGGAAATCCAGCCATGATACCTCTCTTTACTCCTGCGAAACAAACAGTAAAGCGCTGATATGGTTTATGGAAAATGTCATAGGAGAAAAATGTTTTGTATCCGGCCATTCCTTTGGTGGCGTGATGACAGCGTGGATTGCCGCCAATGCGCCCGGGCAGGTAAAGGGAATCGTGTTGGAAGATCCTCCGCTGTTCGAGGTGACCCCACAGGAAATGCAGGAAGACAGATCATGCTTTGCCTGGAAAGATGCGTTCGAAACCATACATAGTTTCTTGAATCAAAAGAGCGAAACCGATTATATCGTCTATTATTACAAACACAGTTATATGGTTTCCCTTATCGGAGGGCTGAAAGATAAAATGGCTCAGGCGATTGAAACCTTCCGGAAAGAGCATCCAGGTCGGGCACCGAAAATTTTCTGGGTTCCATATTCCTGGCTCCGACCAATGGGAACTATTGATCAATATGACCTGAAATTCGGCGAAGCATTTTATGACGGCTCGTGGATGAAAGGTGTCGATCAGGAATCCATGCTGAAAAATATCAAATGTCCGGCGATTTACCTCAAGGCTGCCAAGAATTATGGCAAGGACGGCGTTTTGTATGCCGCAAACAGCGATGCGGATGCCAAAAAGGTGCAGGAATGCATTTTAGGCTGCGAAAGAATTACCATCAAATCAGGTCACGACATCCATTATGAACATCCGGACGTATTCATTTCCGCCTGTGAAAATCTCCTTAAAAAACCGGAATGACACTTAAAATTAGCATCTAAGACCCCGCTGGCTTTAGTTGCATAGAGTATTATGAACCCACCCTAAATCCCTTTTATGATATAAAACTTCAACATTGAAACAACCGCTGTTGACAAACCGTCTATTGGGTGATACTATATAGTAGTAGTAAGCAATACAAAATACAAGTGATACAAAGTAGCAAGGGAGGGATTATGCTGGAAAACCTAACGGAAATGCTCAAGGGCGTGCTTGAAGGCTGCATCCTTGAAATTATAAGCCGCAAAGAAACCTATGGATACGAAATCACGCGGCGGCTCAACACCCTCGGCTTCACGGATGTTGTGGAGGGAACGGTGTATACCATACTGATCCGGCTTGAAAGAAGCAAGCTGGTAGAGATCACCAAAAAGCCTTCCGACATGGGGCCGCCGCGAAAGTTTTTCGCTCTCAACGACGCGGGGCGCGAGGAGCTGCAGAAGTTCTGGAAAAAATGGGAGTTCGTATCATCAAAAATTAACGAGTTAAAGGAGAAAAAGCAATGAATTTTTGGGAAAAAGTTACAGGCAGCGACATGACTAAAGAATTGAAAACTTTTGAATCGCGAGCCGAAAAGCTGCCAGCCGATTATCAAGCGGCATGGGAAAAAATCAAAGCCAATCTTTGGCCGCACTCGGATTTCACTGGTCGCAACCTCATGCCAATTATTGACGGTGTGCTTGGCCTGCTCGAAGAAACGGCGGCGGACGGCCAGAGTGCCCAAGAGGTTTTGGGTGACGATATCAAAGGATTCTGTTCAGCGCTGGCCGGCATCGATGGGGCAAAGTCTTATCGCGACAAGTGGCGCGAGCAACTCAACAATAATATTGCTAAAAAATTGGGTAAATAGGGGGATAAAATGAGAATACAAGATATCGTCGAAGGCAAAAAAGAGTGGCGGGCGCACATGGCGCGTGTCAAAGCGCTCCCGCAAGATTATCAGATTGTTTATAAAGAGATTCAAAAATATCTCTTTAAGGTCGGCCCCGTTGAGTTAACCGAAGGGACAGGTTTGCTCTCGGGGATTGTCGATCTTTTTGAAGAGGGCGCGGCCTTGGGGAAAGGCGTGCTCGAAGTGACAGGCAGTGATGTAGCGGCTTTCTGCGACGATCTGATCAAAGGTTCAAAAACTTACGCTGACATCTATCAAGAATCTGTTGACAAAGAAGTTAACAAAGCCATGGAAAGGGTTACGGATAAAACAAAGTGAAAGGGGCAGGTGTAAAAGACAGTTTTTGTTGCATTTTGAATTGACTTTTAAGCAAAAAAATAGTATATATATGTTTGGTTGAAGGATTCGGGAGAGACTTTTTATATTGAAAGCACCGAAGGGGCAAAAACTCTCAGGTAAAGGGACCGTATCCGGACGAAACTCTGGAAAGCATTTTATGCACCGAAGAAGTAATTTTGCATGGCAAAAGAATCTTTCAGGTTCCAAGACAGAGTACATCTCGTACATTTCTATAGGGATGTACTTTTTCGATTGGAGACATATAAAGATGGATGCTTTTATTTTTTCGCTTGAGATTATAGGCACAGTTGCCTTCTCGGTATCAGGAGCAATGACCGGATTAAAAAAGAGGATGGATATTTTCGGCGTAGCTATTCTCGGATTGATAACAGCTGTAGGCGGCGGGGTATTAAGAGATATAATATTAGGGATAACACCGCCTAAAACGTTTTGGAATCCTGTATATGCATTGGTTTCCATACTAACGGCAATATTTATTTTTGTTCCGGTGGTACGTGAATGGCTGATGCGCAATCGAAACGCATATGAAATGATTTTATTTATTATGGATGCCTTGGGTCTTGGAATCTTTACCGTTATAGGCATACGCACCGCATACGACATATCGAGCAGCTTCAACTGCTTTCTTTTGGTATTTGTCGGAGTTATCACGGGCATTGGCGGCGGAGTCATGCGCGATATTCTTGCCGGCAGTACCCCTTATATATTTGTTAAGGATATATATGCCTGTGCTTCTATTATAGGCGCGTTAATATGCGTCGAACTGTGGAAATTTATCGGAAGCCCTTTGGCAATGCTGGTTGGGACTGCAATAACAGTTTTGATTCGTTGCTTGTCCGCACATTTCAAATGGAATTTGCCGCGCCCCAAATATATCGATAAACAATTGGATAAAGTATAAAATACTTCGGATGATTATAAAAATATTCTAGTGCTCTTACTGGACGGGATGGGAGTTGACGCGCTCAAGAAGCATTTAAATCCAAATGGACTTTTTCGGAGTCATTTAGGAGTCATTTAGTTGAAGTAAAACGGAAACGGATTTTTGGAAATGGAAAGTTTCATAAAAAATTTAATGATTTTATAGGGGACTTTCTTGCCGTGGCAATCTCAGATAAGGGGATAGTATATTCGCAAAAGTCTACCATGTATAAATCAAATCATGCTGGGATGACGGAAAAAGAAATGTTGATTCCATTTATTGCAATAAAAAGAAAATGAGATTATATAAAGAGGTACATAATTATGGGTTTCTATAGGAGAAGCAATAACGTTGATTTCAAGGGGTTTGACAGGAAATGGATTATGGCAAAGGCAGAAGCATCCCTGATGGCAGACCCTGTACACATAACCGATGCGCAAGCTTCCATGAGCGAAGGCGGGCCCCACGACTTTTATTCAAACGGGGATTACTGGTGGCCGAATCCGGATACTAAAGACGGTCTTCCTTACATACGCAGAGATGGAGAAAGCAACCCCGATTGTTTTTCCAAACACAGGAAATTACTTAGAAAAATGAGGACCAATGTTGCTAATCTGGCAGCAGGCTATAAGATCTCCGGCAATGAAAAATTCGCCTGCAAGGCGGTTTTAATGCTCAAGGAATTTTTCTTAGACGAATCTACCTTCATGAATCCAAATCTCCTTTTTGCCCAGGCAATTCCCGGGTTGTGTTCAGGACGTGGAATAGGGATCATCGATACTATTCATTTAATCGACGTACCCCTGGCCATAAGGGTTTTAAGACATTCACCTTGCATGAAGGCGGAAATATATTCAGGATTAAAGCGGTGGTTTGCAGATTATTTGAAGTGGATGACCACACATCCTTATGGGA
The DNA window shown above is from Clostridiales bacterium and carries:
- a CDS encoding alpha/beta hydrolase — its product is MKETLQTGFTGKKVNLQDGSMINYGEGPDNGPALLLIHGQSGTWEDYASVLPELSKKFHVFAVDCYGHGKSSHDTSLYSCETNSKALIWFMENVIGEKCFVSGHSFGGVMTAWIAANAPGQVKGIVLEDPPLFEVTPQEMQEDRSCFAWKDAFETIHSFLNQKSETDYIVYYYKHSYMVSLIGGLKDKMAQAIETFRKEHPGRAPKIFWVPYSWLRPMGTIDQYDLKFGEAFYDGSWMKGVDQESMLKNIKCPAIYLKAAKNYGKDGVLYAANSDADAKKVQECILGCERITIKSGHDIHYEHPDVFISACENLLKKPE
- a CDS encoding DUF1048 domain-containing protein, giving the protein MRIQDIVEGKKEWRAHMARVKALPQDYQIVYKEIQKYLFKVGPVELTEGTGLLSGIVDLFEEGAALGKGVLEVTGSDVAAFCDDLIKGSKTYADIYQESVDKEVNKAMERVTDKTK
- a CDS encoding trimeric intracellular cation channel family protein, giving the protein MDAFIFSLEIIGTVAFSVSGAMTGLKKRMDIFGVAILGLITAVGGGVLRDIILGITPPKTFWNPVYALVSILTAIFIFVPVVREWLMRNRNAYEMILFIMDALGLGIFTVIGIRTAYDISSSFNCFLLVFVGVITGIGGGVMRDILAGSTPYIFVKDIYACASIIGALICVELWKFIGSPLAMLVGTAITVLIRCLSAHFKWNLPRPKYIDKQLDKV
- a CDS encoding DUF1048 domain-containing protein, giving the protein MNFWEKVTGSDMTKELKTFESRAEKLPADYQAAWEKIKANLWPHSDFTGRNLMPIIDGVLGLLEETAADGQSAQEVLGDDIKGFCSALAGIDGAKSYRDKWREQLNNNIAKKLGK
- a CDS encoding ABC transporter ATP-binding protein; this encodes MWKIYRRLKSHSLQITWIIAFEFLQSLTDLYLPTIMSDIINDGIMKEDVDYIVHEGLYMLLISGCGVTCALLARLLSSKVMAGFGRELRNNIFEHVESFSLGEFDRFGSSTLVTRTTNDVMQIQTVTIIILNMILHAIVMCIGGVILAYSKDQRLTILLLIVLPLVAAIIYLIARFVIPLFRQVQKKVDKLNLILSENLKGIRVIRAFNREAHAKKRFAQANGDLTNTYIKVNRILAILMPTVTMLMETLIVGLLWFGAIRVDESKMDLGALIAFLQYAMQIMFALVMVTIMFIMIPRGQAAADRINEVLETKPSIRNLLGAHSADFERGFVEFDHVTFRYQGAEEPALKDVSFKAKPGETTAIIGGTGSGKSTLVNLIPRFYEPESGRVLVDGVDVREFPQEQLRAKIGFVPQTAVLFTGSVADNLRYGRENADEKELLHAAQVAQASDFISEMEDGFNTMLSEGGLNLSGGQKQRLAIARAIVRKPEIYVFDDSFSALDFKTDANLRAALRKEMGDATVIIVAQRVGSIMNADRIIVLDEGAIVGIGTHRELLDTCKIYREIVSSQLTKEEIA
- a CDS encoding alginate lyase family protein, with product MGFYRRSNNVDFKGFDRKWIMAKAEASLMADPVHITDAQASMSEGGPHDFYSNGDYWWPNPDTKDGLPYIRRDGESNPDCFSKHRKLLRKMRTNVANLAAGYKISGNEKFACKAVLMLKEFFLDESTFMNPNLLFAQAIPGLCSGRGIGIIDTIHLIDVPLAIRVLRHSPCMKAEIYSGLKRWFADYLKWMTTHPYGIEEMNAKNNHGVCWLVQAAVFAYFTDNHKILDFCRSRYKKVLLPEQMTQDGGFPLELARTKPYGYSIFVLDNMVTLCQVLSTGQDCLWDFKLKDGRSISKGLEFLYPYLEDKSRWLYDADVEHFDGWPVRMSFMLFAGLALGERKYLDLWYRLDPDPKDEEIRRNMAIRQPILWVP
- a CDS encoding ABC transporter ATP-binding protein; this encodes MDAQFAAAKKQAEAQARTAVDGEFAKQRPAMDAQFAAAKKQAEAQARIAVDGEFAKQQPAMDVQLAAAKKQAEAQAKTAVDGEFAKQQPAMDAQLAAAKKQAEEKVRESIKKAALEKNGMTQEQLDALKEVASVPYLSMLHGNGEKADAVEKLFNLVKKLPPEYTKKLPSISKSNLDKGVGDVRKYGGSIPFDKIGKTLVRLLVVFGLSALCMFAMYFIMSGVAQKTVSTLRYEVDEKLSRLPLRYFDSHASGDILSRMTNDIDTISTTLQQSLTQIIISILQIIGYTWMMFTINIVLTLIVLATLPLYMLTAMFVTRPSQKYYSSQQERLGKLSGHTEEMFSGHVVVKAFGREKKSIETFRGINDSLYESGRKAQFLSGILMPLMNFVGNVGYVLIAVVGGIFVTKSYINLGDIVSFVSYSKMFSQPMVMTANIANVIQSAVACAERVFEILDEKEQTPDTEDAVVLQHPRGNIRFDHVRFRYLEDVPLIEDMNLDVRQGDTIAIVGPTGAGKTTLVNLLMRFYEINGGMITFDGVDTRRMKRGSLRTMFGMVLQDTWLFNGTIRDNIAYGRENATEEQIVQAAKAAYADHFIRSLPEGYDTVLNVDASNISQGQKQLLTIARAILADPTVLILDEATSNVDTRTEVLIQKAMGTLMKGRTNFVIAHRLSTIRDAKMILVMNHGSIVEKGTHRSLLEKGGFYAELYNSQFAGKKI
- a CDS encoding PadR family transcriptional regulator, translating into MLENLTEMLKGVLEGCILEIISRKETYGYEITRRLNTLGFTDVVEGTVYTILIRLERSKLVEITKKPSDMGPPRKFFALNDAGREELQKFWKKWEFVSSKINELKEKKQ
- a CDS encoding MarR family winged helix-turn-helix transcriptional regulator, translated to MKNDVDLSGENLSKAFLQFPYLYRYSRRTHVGPADERFDLKPGDIMMLFAIKNEQNKQAGVTATMLSASTGMKTPSINPILSVLEERKLICRATDPGDRRFVLITLTENGEKVLDHVRRRYVSRIRELVAYLGTEKSNLLAELMNEVYEYLRQKSGCPPEDTRK